GACGAGTCAGTCGCGCTCGGGGCCGATACCTTCGAGGATGACTTGCCGGAGCACTCCCGGGTCTCCGAGCCGCTTCGCGGCGTCCAAGATTTCGATACCCGCTAGCCGCCCCTGGGCGTCGTAGTCCGCGGCGATGCCTCCTCCCAGGTGCTTGGTGGTAACGGTCGTCTCCCGGAACCGGAAGTACAAGGCGTCTACGTGACGGTCGTAGGTGATCCTCATCGACGCTCCCCCGAGAAATAATACACGTAAACCGTCACGACGACGATCTCCTCAGCCTCGTCGACGAAGATCGGCCGGACCTGCTTTGTCGTGCACCAGATGCCGTGCCATTCTCGCTCGAACCGGAAGTTTCGTCGGCACTGCAAGCGGCCGAGCTCGGCTGGCTCCCACGCGCTCGTCTGGATCGCCTCGGTGACTTCCGCCGCCGAGCAGCCGCGAAACAGAAGCTGCTGCTGGGCATGGTCGGAGAGACGGATCGATTTCATTGGAGTTTCGGTTCAGCATGCGACCCTCGCCATCCAACGACAATGTGTCGAGATCAATACACCGCGGGTCCCGTTCGCTACCTCGTGAGGACCATCCTTGTGATATGGCTTGATGTGCGCGGCCTCAAGCCCTAGCAATGAGCTCATACGGCCTGGGTGAAAGCTGAATCGAGGAGGTCAAGGCCATGCCAGCGCGCACAGGAAAAGACTACCTCGCTGGACTGCGGGAGCAGCGTCGCGAGATCTACCTCGGGGGCCGACGCGTCGACGACGTGACGACCTTCCCCGGTTTGGCCAATGGAGCGCGTTCGGTCGCGGCCCTCTACGACATGCAGCACGACCCGGCGCTCCGTGATGAGATGACCTACACGTCACCGACCACCGGCCAGCGCGTCGGCCTTTCGTTCATCACCCCGAAGACTTCCGACGACCTGGCGCGGCGGCGCGTGATGATGTCGCGCTGGGCGCACACGAGTTTCGGCATGCTCGGCCGCACGCCGGACTTCCTGAACGTCAGCGTCATGGCCATGGCCGGCGCCGGGGATTACTTCGCGCGGAACCGCCCGGAGTTCAAGCGGAACATCATCAATTACTACGAATACGTCCGGGAGCGGGACTTGGTCCTCACCCATACCCTGATCAACCTGCAACGGAACCGTGCTCCCCAGGGCACGCTCCTCGAAGATCGGACCGACGTCGCCCTCTCCGTGGTCCGGGAGACCGATGCCGGGCTCGTGGTTCGCGGCCCTCGCGTCCTGGCGACGCTCGGGCCGCTGGCCGACGAGATCGCCGTCTATCCCTCCAGGTCTCACAGGCTGCCCGGAACGGCGCTGGACCGCTACGCCTTTGCCTTCGCGATCCCCTGCGATGCGCCGGGCCTGCGGTTCCTCTGTCGCGAAAGCTACGA
Above is a window of Candidatus Methylomirabilota bacterium DNA encoding:
- a CDS encoding DUF2283 domain-containing protein codes for the protein MRITYDRHVDALYFRFRETTVTTKHLGGGIAADYDAQGRLAGIEILDAAKRLGDPGVLRQVILEGIGPERD